The following are encoded in a window of Manihot esculenta cultivar AM560-2 chromosome 8, M.esculenta_v8, whole genome shotgun sequence genomic DNA:
- the LOC110620442 gene encoding cytoplasmic tRNA 2-thiolation protein 1 isoform X2, which translates to MDEIVKMIGLKNNCTFCGVFRRQALDRGAALLKVDKVATGHNADDIAETVLLNILRGDIARLSRCTSITTGEDGPIPRCKPFKYTYEKEIVMYAYFKRLDYFSTECIYSPNAYRGFAREFIKDLESIRPRAILDIIKSGEDFRISTNTKMPEQGTCERCGYISSQKWCKACVLLEGLNRGLPKLGIGRSRGLDNDGRKDVKHSTGTKNIESKQCGTLDF; encoded by the exons ATGGATGAGATTGTGAAGATGATTGGTTTAAAGAATAATTGCACATTTTGTGGTGTTTTTCGTCGTCAG GCCCTTGATCGAGGTGCTGCATTGTTGAAAGTAGACAAGGTTGCTACTGGACATAATGCAGATGATATTGCTGAAACAGTTCTTTTGAATATATTGCGAGGGGATATTGCTAG ACTGAGTAGATGCACTTCAATAACAACTGGTGAAGATGGACCAATTCCAAGATGCAAGCCTTTCAAGTACACCTATGAGAAGGAGATTGTTAT GTATGCTTATTTCAAGAGGCTGGACTACTTCTCCACAGAAT GCATATATTCTCCAAATGCATATCGTGGTTTTGCTCGTGAGTTTATTAAAGATTTGGAGAGTATAAG ACCTAGGGCCATACTTGACATCATTAAATCAGGGGAGGATTTCAGAATATCCACTAATACAAAAATGCCGGAGCAGGGGACTTGTGAACGTTGTGGTTACATTTCAAGCCAG AAATGGTGTAAAGCTTGTGTTTTACTTGAGGGACTGAACCGGGGTTTGCCTAAGCTGGGCATTGGACGAAGCCGAGGCCTTGATAATGATGGCAGAAAGGATGTCAAACACAGTACTGGAACAAAAAATATTGAGAGCAAACAATGTGGAACTTTGGATTTCTGA
- the LOC110620442 gene encoding cytoplasmic tRNA 2-thiolation protein 1 isoform X1: protein MEEAADAKARKTGVRLCCLCDQRRAALKRPKTLEQICRECFYKVFEEEIHQVIVENQLFKPGDRVAIGASGGKDSTVLAYVLSELNHRHNYGLDLFLLSVDEGITGYRDDSLETVKRNEIQYGLPLKIVSYKDLYGWTMDEIVKMIGLKNNCTFCGVFRRQALDRGAALLKVDKVATGHNADDIAETVLLNILRGDIARLSRCTSITTGEDGPIPRCKPFKYTYEKEIVMYAYFKRLDYFSTECIYSPNAYRGFAREFIKDLESIRPRAILDIIKSGEDFRISTNTKMPEQGTCERCGYISSQKWCKACVLLEGLNRGLPKLGIGRSRGLDNDGRKDVKHSTGTKNIESKQCGTLDF from the exons ATGGAAGAAGCCGCCGATGCGAAGGCCAGGAAGACTGGTGTTCGCCTGTGTTGCCTCTGTGACCAGAGAAGGGCTGCTCTTAAAAGACCTAAAACTCTAGAGCAG ATTTGCAGGGAGTGTTTTTATAAGGTGTTTGAGGAAGAGATACACCAGGTGATTGTTGAAAACCAGCTATTCAAGCCTGGTGACCGTGTTGCTATTGGTGCCTCTGGTGGTAAAG ATTCTACAGTCCTTGCTTATGTGTTATCTGAATTAAATCACCGGCATAATTATGGCCTCGACCTCTTCTTATTGTCTGTTGACGAAGGCATAACTGGTTACAGGGATGACTCGCTTGAAACTGTCAAAAGAAATGAAATTCAG TATGGGTTGCCCTTGAAGATTGTTTCCTACAAGGATTTGTACGGATGGACAATGGATGAGATTGTGAAGATGATTGGTTTAAAGAATAATTGCACATTTTGTGGTGTTTTTCGTCGTCAG GCCCTTGATCGAGGTGCTGCATTGTTGAAAGTAGACAAGGTTGCTACTGGACATAATGCAGATGATATTGCTGAAACAGTTCTTTTGAATATATTGCGAGGGGATATTGCTAG ACTGAGTAGATGCACTTCAATAACAACTGGTGAAGATGGACCAATTCCAAGATGCAAGCCTTTCAAGTACACCTATGAGAAGGAGATTGTTAT GTATGCTTATTTCAAGAGGCTGGACTACTTCTCCACAGAAT GCATATATTCTCCAAATGCATATCGTGGTTTTGCTCGTGAGTTTATTAAAGATTTGGAGAGTATAAG ACCTAGGGCCATACTTGACATCATTAAATCAGGGGAGGATTTCAGAATATCCACTAATACAAAAATGCCGGAGCAGGGGACTTGTGAACGTTGTGGTTACATTTCAAGCCAG AAATGGTGTAAAGCTTGTGTTTTACTTGAGGGACTGAACCGGGGTTTGCCTAAGCTGGGCATTGGACGAAGCCGAGGCCTTGATAATGATGGCAGAAAGGATGTCAAACACAGTACTGGAACAAAAAATATTGAGAGCAAACAATGTGGAACTTTGGATTTCTGA
- the LOC110620444 gene encoding DNA-directed RNA polymerase II subunit 4 isoform X1, with protein MSGEEEENAAELKIGDEFLKAKCLMNCEVALILEHKYEQLQQMSDDPMNQVSQVFEKSLQYVKRFSRYKNPDAVRQVREILSRYQLAEFELCVLGNLCPETVEEAIAMVPSIKTKGRAHDDEAIEKMLNDLSLIKKFE; from the exons ATGtctggagaagaggaagaaaatgCTGCTGAGCTCAAAATCGGAGATG AGTTTTTGAAGGCCAAGTGCTTAATGAATTGTGAAGTAGCATTAATTCTTGAACATAAATATGAGCAGCTTCAGCAGATGTCTGATGATCCAATGAACCAAGTCTCTCA GGTATTTGAGAAGTCACTACAGTATGTGAAGCGCTTTAGCCGTTATAAAAATCCTGATGCTGTTAGACAAGTTCGAGA AATTCTTAGCCGGTATCAGTTGGCTGAATTTGAG CTATGTGTTCTTGGCAACCTTTGCCCTGAAACTGTGGAGGAAGCTATTGCCATGGTGCCTTCTATTAAG ACAAAAGGACGGGCCCATGATGATGAGGCAATTGAGAAAATGTTGAACGACTTATCATTGATCAAGAAATTCGAATAG
- the LOC110620443 gene encoding exosome complex component CSL4 — MEEEKQTEEEIMQEEEEMVTPGEVLGKAAEVKPGKGAYLAPYRNTEILYVYSSLTGVRRTLSPPADSTDQRPIVEVIGHKAHGAVPEPGCVVIARVTKVMAKMASADIMCVGPKSVREKFTGIIRQQDVRATEIDKVDMHLCFRPGDIVRAQVLSLGDARAYYLSTAKNELGVVSAESTAGATLVPISWTEMQCSLTGQIEQRKVAKVGS, encoded by the exons ATGGAAGAAGAGAAGCAGACAGAGGAAGAGATaatgcaagaagaagaagagatggtaacACCAGGAGAGGTGTTAGGGAAAGCTGCTGAAGTGAAACCTGGGAAAGGTGCGTACTTGGCACCCTATCGTAACACTGAAATCCTCTACGTCTACTCCTCCTTAACGGGTGTCCGCCGCACTCTATCACCTCCCGCCGACTCTACCGACCAG AGGCCAATTGTGGAAGTAATTGGACACAAGGCTCATGGTGCTGTTCCAGAGCCTGGTTGTGTTGTCATTGCCCGA GTTACTAAAGTCATGGCTAAAATGGCTTCAGCTGACATTATGTGTGTTGGTCCGAAGTCTGTGCGAGAAAAGTTTACTGGCATAATTAG GCAACAAGATGTAAGAGCAACTGAGATTGACAAAGTGGATATGCATTTATGTTTTCGTCCTGGTGATATTGTCAGAGCTCAAGTG TTGTCCCTTGGAGATGCACGGGCTTATTACCTTTCTACTGCCAAGAATGAGTTGGGTGTTGTATCTGCAGAGAGCACAGCAG GTGCAACATTGGTGCCCATAAGCTGGACAGAGATGCAATGTTCATTGACTGGCCAAATCGAGCAAAGAAAAGTTGCTAAGGTTGGAAGCTGA
- the LOC110620444 gene encoding DNA-directed RNA polymerase II subunit 4 isoform X2, which yields MNCEVALILEHKYEQLQQMSDDPMNQVSQVFEKSLQYVKRFSRYKNPDAVRQVREILSRYQLAEFELCVLGNLCPETVEEAIAMVPSIKTKGRAHDDEAIEKMLNDLSLIKKFE from the exons ATGAATTGTGAAGTAGCATTAATTCTTGAACATAAATATGAGCAGCTTCAGCAGATGTCTGATGATCCAATGAACCAAGTCTCTCA GGTATTTGAGAAGTCACTACAGTATGTGAAGCGCTTTAGCCGTTATAAAAATCCTGATGCTGTTAGACAAGTTCGAGA AATTCTTAGCCGGTATCAGTTGGCTGAATTTGAG CTATGTGTTCTTGGCAACCTTTGCCCTGAAACTGTGGAGGAAGCTATTGCCATGGTGCCTTCTATTAAG ACAAAAGGACGGGCCCATGATGATGAGGCAATTGAGAAAATGTTGAACGACTTATCATTGATCAAGAAATTCGAATAG